In Debaryomyces hansenii CBS767 chromosome A complete sequence, a genomic segment contains:
- a CDS encoding DEHA2D08888p (similar to uniprot|P43563 Saccharomyces cerevisiae YFL034C-B MOB2 Maintenance of ploidy protein), whose product MSFLNTIRGLGRSSKKNKKDVDTPASIYSHNNSSGSPIRRSQSPGKYSPNKYSPTKPRNTNQIQFANQSPTRRGRTQGNTQVQQNQSPRRQQVAQQSQASPSKLPLFLCEPFVKTALVKGSFKTIVQLPKYVDSNEWIALNIFESYNNLNQFYGIIADYVTPEAFPTMNAGPNTNYMWVDASGQAINLPASQYIDYVLTWISTKLNDQSIFPTKNGGAFPPNFLKDCKNILRQMLRIFAFIYHNQFDKIVHLSLEAHWNSFFAHFISFIKEFNLIDRKELEPLLPLIENFEQQGKII is encoded by the coding sequence ATGTCATTTCTAAACACGATCAGAGGATTGGGCAGAAGCtccaagaagaataaaaagGATGTGGATACGCCAGCATCGATATATTCacataataattcatctgGTTCACCGATAAGAAGATCACAGTCTCCAGGCAAATATTCgccaaataaatattctccAACTAAACCACGAAACACAAATCAAATACAATTTGCAAATCAGTCACCTACTAGAAGAGGCCGTACACAAGGAAATACACAGGTGCAGCAGAATCAGCTGCCACGTCGTCAGCAGGTAGCTCAACAGTCACAAGCATCACCATCAAAATTACCACTTTTCTTATGTGAACCATTTGTGAAGACTGCGTTGGTGAAAGGATCCTTCAAAACTATCGTTCAACTTCCAAAATATGTGGATTCGAACGAGTGGATAGCGTTGAATATATTCGAACTGTACAATAACTTAAACCAATTTTATGGAATTATTGCTGATTATGTTACACCAGAGGCATTTCCAACTATGAATGCGGGTCCTAATACGAATTATATGTGGGTTGATGCCAGTGGCCAAGCAATCAATTTGCCAGCAAGCCAATATATTGACTATGTTTTGACATGGATATCAACCAAGTTGAACGATCAATCGATATTTCCTACTAAAAATGGAGGAGCATTCCCACCGAACTTCTTGAAGGATTGCAAAAACATATTAAGACAAATGCTCAGAATATTTGCTTTCATATATCACAACCAATTTGATAAGATAGTACACTTGTCATTAGAAGCACACTGGAACTCTTTCTTCGCCCATTTTATTAGCTTTATAAAGgaatttaatttgattGACAGGAAAGAATTAGAGCCATTATTACCGTTAATAGAGAATTTTGAACAGCAAGggaaaattatataa
- a CDS encoding DEHA2D08976p (no similarity) translates to MVKMVIEVGNITGIPNHRIEDYDSDISMDALVKRLDEFYRKFQLYPRYVLECTNKPLCRDSTIESLKGMDGVTRISAYVGVLGGKGGFGANLRANKSRSGRQPKRETKDSKTYYKDLKTGVKTRDIAKLKKAYDALNESNGQAEQDKEKFQEKKEKLQKAIGYYESVLNGSVASQERFRDTEFLDELDDVMMEVRNSVNSALNSDTESDDWESDWESSDEEQDTPQEGASKDQASGKTKQANAKSKPKFASFFDEENEE, encoded by the coding sequence ATGGTCAAGATGGTTATAGAAGTAGGAAATATAACGGGGATACCCAATCATCGGATAGAAGATTATGATAGCGATATATCCATGGATGCGTTGGTGAAGAGGCTAGATGAATTCTATAGGAAGTTCCAGTTATACCCAAGATATGTATTGGAATGCACTAATAAACCACTTTGTCGGGACAGCACTATAGAGAGTCTTAAGGGAATGGACGGAGTGACTAGAATAAGTGCATACGTAGGGGTTTTAGGAGGTAAAGGAGGATTTGGAGCGAACTTAAGGGCCAACAAAAGCAGATCAGGACGACAACCAAAGCGAGAGACTAAGGATTCCAAAACGTATTATAAGGATTTGAAAACAGGGGTTAAAACTAGGGACATTGCTAAGTTGAAAAAGGCGTACGATGCACTTAACGAACTGAATGGACAAGCCGAGcaagataaagaaaagtttCAAGAGAAAAAGGAGAAGCTCCAGAAAGCGATAGGGTATTATGAGAGTGTGTTGAACGGTAGTGTTGCGTCGCAGGAACGGTTTCGGGATACGGAATTCCTTGATGAACTCGATGACGTGATGATGGAGGTGAGAAATAGTGTCAATAGTGCATTGAACCTGGATACTGAGTCCGATGATTGGGAAAGCGATTGGGAATCATCCGACGAGGAACAAGATACGCCACAAGAGGGAGCATCGAAAGACCAAGCGTCAGGTAAGACGAAGCAGGCAAACGCGAAATCAAAGCCTAAATTTGCATCATTTTTCGACGAAGAAAACGAAGAGTAG
- a CDS encoding DEHA2D08998p (similar to CA4910|IPF1437 Candida albicans IPF1437) yields the protein MNDLQYQSIGSNDNNKCSVFEGASKINFAFSVLITIGIIVSYLPQYRRIYIKKTSEGLSTNFLFLGSCSSIFTLTNIILVSSKARHCCYIGALNFFNCLNSQLNLIQIGIQCTCAILILVVVLLQTRYSIKQDKDEYARIVTVGKFVALHGIISIIEVFTGLYTNRTLLLTIAQINGLLSALLTMMKYVPQITTTYRLKHPGTLSIGMMCIQTPGGFIFTMTLFFTKGSHWSSWVSYLVAALLQGTLLLLCIYYEYIRNEGITSEILERREIDRNIIQNLDGINNDDSETDVLIRS from the coding sequence ATGAATGACTTGCAATACCAACTGATTGGTAGCAACGACAATAATAAATGCTCCGTATTTGAAGGAGCATCTAAAATAAACTTCGCATTTCTGGTATTAATCACCATAGGTATTATTGTCAGTTACTTACCACAATATCGTCGtatttatatcaaaaaGACATCTGAAGGGTTATCGACgaatttcttgtttttgGGCTCCTGCTCATCTATTTTTACCCTTACAAATATCATTCTAGTTAGCTCTAAGGCTAGACATTGTTGCTATATAGGTGCATTAAACTTTTTCAACTGTCTTAACTCCCAGTTGAACCTAATTCAGATTGGAATACAATGCACATGTGCCATTTTGATATTAGTGGTTGTCCTTCTTCAAACAAGATATTCCATCAAGCAGGATAAGGATGAGTATGCAAGGATTGTGACTGTGGGGAAGTTCGTAGCGCTACACGGGATAATATCGATAATTGAAGTATTCACAGGATTATATACCAATCGTACTCTTTTACTCACAATTGCCCAGATCAATGGTTTGCTTTCGGCGCTATTGACTATGATGAAGTATGTCCCCCAAATTACTACGACTTACAGACTTAAACACCCGGGCACGTTGTCTATTGGCATGATGTGCATTCAAACACCGGGTGGGTTCATTTTCACCATGACGTTATTTTTTACAAAAGGCTCACATTGGTCATCGTGGGTGTCGTACTTGGTTGCAGCTCTTTTACAGGGAACTTTATTGCTATTGTGCATTTATTATGAATACATAAGGAATGAAGGAATAACCTCCGAAATTTTAGAAAGACGAGAAATTGACAGAAATATCATACAAAACCTCGATggaataaataatgatgacCTGGAAACAGATGTGCTTATCAGATCctaa
- a CDS encoding DEHA2D08932p (similar to CA4908|IPF1445 Candida albicans IPF1445), which produces MQSDMTQGLTLPAFDLRSDIRHPYSSSIGYKTVLYPNSRQLLISKREVILIRGSTVTKKLKYDEDIIAASYTSFNSGGSGCDTNPTDALIICLRKSAYINYPDGRSYVVSFPFSLKSALPFESGIILEKDSNVPSLSSIDNLHPQQLHTAKFLTLVDPIGDFRIITSSSTSIISPHERLMTFPAKGLNKTSTICATFNTSEKTVVLYHIRSSARGNKKSVTNSSKLSKRKQSMISTPNPSRIPEDESVHLDPNHNNNSISNNSLQNVISMNMEKKRTSTLLSDVSSIARMSSDPGFPDSSKTKSGYSSLEFAVFRKDMILTKIDAYKLNVDKSQVEVYGLTYEDQEAIVIMNKSSKEAQVHIFQQSSSHIPRYQFCYRIQCEHCIPLNNSKHEGYLVVLKDEHSLTLVNPFIDVVTLNIDLAGNFPPIKMLQSSFNEDVALLSKSGKAYILKLLLDPSNELVLKCLQCFKYLSGSKINETIWVLWRSALSLDERRDDWNAFVITLLSLIYPFQDDFPSGISNEITKMLPKAKHLHSISQFNYSFSDLIPYVVISLHLIREEMKLDILSQSNLNTMGMFLTQLTTWMGWPESWNKYYMIDMNNIEKVTRFLSVCVLGSPPNLLASLTSLFSDSLIPYLFFSQLVEESDTIDELITPRTYHVLKLFEIIVSPHYEPTHVIDMMCTYGITMSDLETYPPGIYIPLKEAVSICQENPAFEWTSRTLELVGRKDLSMFLDTDAFQTPSSHYTGLSGSTSQLVTKDINYILANIFDKNESVVAWDGQSEADRINITKLIFDYDRRYYEITTLLHQTKTQSATLTTDEDISEYDMFILQRELAALVALRTLTIPLGRAALFYAGRMPLLTEKFPIPKFSFSTLIAPTMTNIILSKGAISDNISEWGYFHNGVSSGLSISKDSKGISGSWIIFNKPPELNSQHAGFLLGLGLNGHLKKLEEWHIYNYLGPKHPLTSVGLLVGMAASIKGSMDNKLTKVLSVHAVALLPQGANDLNVPIMVQTAGLIGIGLLYLESQHRRMSEILLSQITSSVFQNDTEQIHEGYRLAAGIALGFVNLGKGNDLRGLNDTHVIDKLLVLAISMKDFQSIQELDKSCCGAIIALGFIYMKTENIAIANKLEVPNNEQLLDYIRPDLLLLRCVAKNLIMWEFIDNSIEWVNNEIPRPLLEKYSLDSIDSLDSDQLGYFNILGGACLSIAIKYASTHDKKARDTLLYFLDKMMVISVAPVNNYDQRMAYHCANNTQDLIALSLSIIMAGSGDLETFRRLRILQGETNKDMGYGNYMAINTALGFLFLGGGQYAFSKSNFAIASLVVSLYPIYPNENSEYEVHLQALRHFWALSVEPRCLIIRDVNTRKPCKVPVTITMKNGEVKETLSPYLLPNLSDILMISTNSPDHFNVQIDFQLNSEYLEIFKKTLTIFVYKRRNYQLLKTSIGTLLKNENKKLQIDNGEVSINSDVSKLLGLKFMEKLNTFEKQIFLYESSDNDGEYDSLTNNSGLSIFNIIDNKIEMQLMATKPKTIDDLWNLKLIFAFTDRLLTENLHFISLGFIEQLKQNVWKLSNS; this is translated from the coding sequence ATGCAAAGTGACATGACCCAAGGACTTACGTTACCGGCGTTTGATCTAAGATCTGATATCAGACATCCGTATTCGTCAAGCATTGGCTACAAGACGGTATTATATCCAAATAGTCGACAGCTATTGATTTCTAAGAGAGAAGTGATTCTTATAAGAGGGTCTACGGTAACtaagaaattgaagtaCGATGAAGACATAATAGCGGCATCATATACGTCATTCAATAGTGGTGGATCAGGGTGTGATACGAATCCTACCGATGCTTTGATTATCTGTCTTCGAAAATCCGCATACATTAACTATCCCGACGGAAGATCGTACGTAGTAAGCTTTCCATTTAGCTTGAAAAGTGCATTACCGTTTGAATCCGGaataatattggaaaaagACCTGAATGTGCCATCATTATCTAGTATAGATAATTTACATCCACAACAATTGCATACCGCAAAGTTTCTAACGTTGGTTGATCCAATTGGAGACTTTAGGATAATTACTTCATCGTCGACTTCAATTATATCGCCACATGAAAGATTGATGACATTTCCAGCCAAGGGTTTAAATAAAACTTCAACCATATGTGCTACATTCAATACTCTGGAAAAGACGGTCGTGCTATATCATATACGATCTTCCGCTAGGGGAAACAAAAAGCTGGTCACCAACTCATCGAAGCTCTCGAAACGAAAACAGAGTATGATTTCAACCCCAAATCCGTCGAGGATTCCTGAAGATGAAAGTGTGCATCTTGACCCCAaccataataataactcCATTTCAAATAACAGTCTTCAAAATGTCATTTCTATGAATATGGAGAAGAAAAGAACCAGCACCTTGTTATCTGATGTATCATCCATAGCTAGGATGAGCTCGGATCCAGGTTTTCCTGATTCTTCCAAAACAAAATCTGGATATTCGTCCTTAGAGTTTGCAGTGTTTCGGAAGGATATGATATTAACGAAGATAGACGCGTATAAGTTGAATGTGGACAAATCACAAGTTGAAGTCTATGGCTTGACGTATGAAGACCAGGAAGCAATAgtgataatgaataaatctAGTAAAGAAGCTCAAGTTCATATATTTCAGCAACTGTCAAGCCATATCCCTAGATATCAATTCTGCTATAGAATACAATGCGAGCATTGTATTCCACTTAATAACTCTAAACATGAAGGGTATTTAGTGGTTTTGAAAGATGAGCATTCGCTTACTTTGGTTAACCCTTTCATTGATGTTGTCACATTAAATATCGATTTGGCTGGAAACTTCCCTCCTATAAAAATGTTGCAGTCGTCATTCAATGAAGATGTAGCATTACTATCGAAATCGGGAAAAgcatatatattaaaacTACTATTGGATCCGTCGAACGAATTGGTACTCAAGTGTTTACAATGTTTTAAATATCTATCTGGTTCCAAGATTAATGAAACAATATGGGTATTATGGCGTTCGGCACTTCTGTTAGATGAAAGGAGAGATGATTGGAATGCGTTTGTCATTACTTTACTAAGTTTAATTTACCCGTTTCAAGACGACTTCCCTTCAGGAATATCAAATGAGATTACAAAGATGTTACCAAAAGCAAAACATTTGCATAGCATTTCTCAATTCAATTACTCCTTTTCTGATTTAATTCCCTACGTTGTTATTTCATTACATCTAATaagagaagaaatgaaaCTTGATATTTTGAGTCAATCTAATTTAAATACTATGGGAATGTTCTTGACCCAATTAACTACATGGATGGGATGGCCCGAATCTTGGAATAAATACTATATGATTGACATGAACAACATAGAGAAGGTTACAAGATTCCTCCTGGTTTGTGTTTTAGGATCACCACCAAACCTACTTGCATCATTGACTAGTTTGTTTAGTGATAGCCTTATTCCATACTTGTTCTTTTCACAGTTGGTGGAAGAAAGCGATAccattgatgaattgataaCTCCAAGAACATACCATGTCCTAAAACTATTCGAAATAATTGTATCACCTCATTACGAACCTACACATGTAATTGATATGATGTGCACATATGGAATTACTATGAGCGACTTGGAAACTTACCCTCCTGGGATATATATCCCACTAAAAGAAGCTGTCCTGATTTGTCAGGAGAATCCTGCTTTTGAATGGACTAGCAGAACTCTAGAATTGGTCGGAAGAAAAGATTTAAGCATGTTTTTAGATACTGATGCGTTTCAAACTCCATCTTCTCATTATACTGGACTTTCTGGATCGACGTCTCAATTAGTCACAAAAGATATTAACTATATTTTGGCTAACATTTTTGACAAGAATGAATCTGTGGTTGCATGGGATGGTCAATCAGAGGCAGatagaataaatattacaaaattgatatttgaCTATGATAGACGGTATTATGAAATAACGACCTTACTTCACCAAACGAAGACTCAATCAGCGACATTAACCActgatgaagatatcaGCGAGTATGATATGTTCATTTTGCAAAGAGAACTAGCAGCTCTTGTGGCTCTTAGAACTCTAACTATACCCTTAGGTAGAGCTGCATTGTTTTACGCTGGTAGAATGCCATTATTGACAGAGAAATTcccaattccaaaattcAGTTTCAGTACACTAATTGCACCAACAATGACAAATATCATCTTGTCCAAGGGAGCCATAAgtgataatatttctgagTGGGGATATTTCCATAATGGTGTTTCGTCCGGGTTGAGTATCAGTAAGGACTCAAAAGGGATTTCTGGCAGTTggataatttttaataaaccACCAGAACTAAATTCACAGCATGCTGGCTTCTTATTAGGATTAGGTCTTAATGGACATCTCAAAAAATTAGAGGAATGgcatatttataattatttggGTCCAAAGCATCCATTAACAAGTGTGGGTCTTTTAGTTGGTATGGCCGCTAGTATCAAAGGATCCATGGATAACAAATTGACAAAGGTCTTGTCCGTTCACGCAGTTGCATTATTACCGCAAGGTGCCAATGATTTGAATGTTCCTATCATGGTTCAAACTGCAGGATTAATAGGAATTGGATTGCTTTATCTTGAAAGTCAGCATCGTCGGATGAGTGAAATATTACTTTCACAAATCACTAGTTCCGTATTTCAGAATGATACTGAACAAATTCATGAAGGGTATCGTTTAGCAGCTGGAATTGCTTTAGGGTTTGTAAACTTGGGTAAGGGTAATGACTTAAGAGGTTTAAATGATACACATGTTATAGATAAACTATTAGTGCTTGCCATATCTATGAAAGATTTCCAGtcaattcaagaattagACAAATCTTGTTGTGGAGCTATTATTGCCCTAGGATTCATTTATATGAAAACTGAAAATATCGCAATAGCCAATAAATTGGAAGTACCAAATAATGAACAATTATTGGATTATATTAGACCTGACTTGCTTCTATTAAGATGTGTTGCAAAGAACCTCATCATGTGGGAATTCATAGATAACTCAATTGAATGGgtgaataatgaaattccGAGACCATTGTTAGAAAAATATTCACTTGATAGTATCGATTCGCTAGATAGTGACCAGTTAGGgtatttcaatattctaGGTGGTGCATGCCTTTCAATCGCTATTAAATATGCTTCAACCCACGACAAGAAGGCTCGTGATAcgttattatatttcttggaTAAGATGATGGTTATTTCAGTAGCTCCTGTCAATAACTATGATCAAAGAATGGCATATCATTGCGCCAATAATACTCAAGATCTAATCGCATTGAGTTTATCTATTATTATGGCTGGGAGTGGAGACCTAGAAACTTTCAGAAGACTAAGGATCCTACAAGGGGAAACTAATAAAGATATGGGTTATGGTAATTATATGGCAATAAACACCGCCTTAGGGTTTTTATTCTTAGGTGGTGGGCAGTATGCATTCAGCAAatcaaattttgcaattgcCTCCTTAGTCGTATCCTTATACCCAATTTATCCAAATGAGAACAGCGAATACGAAGTCCACCTACAGGCGCTAAGACACTTCTGGGCGTTGTCAGTTGAACCTCGATGCTTAATTATTCGAGACGTAAATACTCGCAAGCCCTGCAAGGTTCCAGTGACTATCACAATGAAGAATGGAGAAGTCAAAGAAACGTTATCGCCATATTTGTTGCCCAATCTAAGTgatatattaatgatatcaaCTAATTCACCCGATCATTTCAACGTTCAGATCGACTTCCAATTAAATTCAGAGtatttggaaatatttaagaagaCCCTCACCatatttgtatataaaAGACGTAACTATCAACTTTTAAAGACTTCAATTGGAACCTTgttaaagaatgaaaacAAAAAGCTCCAGATTGATAATGGTGAGGTCAGCATAAATAGCGATGTCTCAAAATTGCTAGGCTTGAAGTTTATGGAGAAGCTCAATACCTTCGAAAAGCAGATTTTTCTCTACGAGAGCAGTGATAATGATGGAGAATACGACTCCCTTACCAACAATTCGGGCTTATctattttcaacatcattgataataagaTTGAAATGCAATTAATGGCTACAAAACCGAAGactattgatgatttatgGAACTTAAAGCTCATTTTTGCATTTACCGATAGGCTACTCACAGAAAATTTGCATTTCATTAGTTTGGGCTTTATAGAACAGCTTAAGCAGAATGTTTGGaaattatccaattcaTAG
- a CDS encoding DEHA2D08954p (highly similar to uniprot|P02992 Saccharomyces cerevisiae YOR187W TUF1 Mitochondrial translation elongation factor Tu) gives MFRNVVNAFRSTGRTSFKVRPTSIRTYAAFDRSKPHVNIGTIGHVDHGKTTLTAAITKVLADKGGASFLDYQSIDRAPEERSRGITISTTHVEYETEKRHYAHVDCPGHADYIKNMITGAAQMDGAIIVVAASDGQMPQTREHLLLARQVGVQHLVVFVNKVDTIDDPEMLELVEMEMRELLSQYGFDGDNTPVVMGSALCALENKQPEIGVQAIEKLLDNVDEYIPTPQRDLEQPFLLPVEDVFSISGRGTVVTGRVERGTLKKGEEIEIVGNFDKTFKATVTGIEMFKKELDAAMAGDNAGILLRGVKRDEINRGMVLAKPGTVTSHKKVLASLYILSKEEGGRHSSFGENYKPQLFLRTTDVTGTLRFPEGADHSQMVMPGDNIEMEIELVRKTPIEVNQRFNIREGGKTVGTGLVTRILE, from the coding sequence ATGTTTAGAAACGTTGTTAATGCTTTCCGTTCAACTGGACGTACTTCATTCAAAGTTCGTCCAACTTCGATTAGAACTTACGCGGCATTCGACCGTTCGAAGCCACATGTTAACATTGGTACCATCGGACATGTCGATCACGGTAAGACTACCTTAACAGCTGCTATCACCAAGGTTTTGGCCGATAAGGGTGGTGCTTCTTTCTTAGATTATCAGTCTATTGATAGAGCTCCAGAAGAAAGATCCAGAGGTATTACCATTTCCACCACTCATGTTGAATACGAAACTGAGAAGAGACATTATGCCCATGTTGATTGTCCAGGTCACGCTGATTACATTAAGAATATGATTACTGGTGCTGCTCAAATGGATGGTGCTATCATCGTTGTTGCAGCTTCTGACGGACAAATGCCACAAACTAGAGAACATTTGTTATTGGCCAGACAAGTTGGTGTTCAACACTTAGTTGTTTTCGTCAACAAGGTTGATACTATTGACGACCCAGAAATGTTGGAATTAGTTGAAATGGAAATGAGAGAATTATTGTCGCAATACGGTTTTGATGGTGACAACACTCCAGTTGTTATGGGATCTGCTTTATGTGCTTTAGAAAATAAGCAACCGGAAATTGGTGTCCAAGCCATTGAAAAGTTGTTAGACAACGTTGATGAATACATTCCAACTCCACAACGTGATTTGGAACAACCATTCTTGTTACCTGTTGAAGATGTTTTCTCTATCTCCGGTAGAGGTACTGTCGTTACCGGTAGAGTTGAAAGAGGTACTTTAAAGAAGGGTGAAGAAATCGAAATTGTCGGTAACTTCGACAAGACCTTCAAGGCCACTGTTACTGGTATTGAAATGTTCAAGAAGGAATTGGATGCTGCTATGGCTGGTGACAATGCCGGTATTTTATTGAGAGGTGTTAAGAGAGACGAAATCAACCGTGGTATGGTTTTAGCTAAGCCAGGTACTGTCACTTCCCACAAGAAGGTCTTAGCCTCCTTGTATATTTTAAGTAAGGAAGAAGGTGGTCGTCACTCCTCATTCGGTGAAAACTACAAGCCACAATTGTTCCTTAGAACCACCGATGTCACTGGTACTTTAAGATTCCCAGAAGGTGCTGACCACTCTCAAATGGTCATGCCAGGTGACAACATTGAAATGGAAATCGAATTAGTCAGAAAGACCCCAATTGAAGTCAACCAACGTTTCAACATCAGAGAAGGTGGTAAGACCGTTGGTACTGGTTTAGTCACCAGAATTCTTGAGTAA
- a CDS encoding DEHA2D08910p (similar to uniprot|P39006 Saccharomyces cerevisiae YNL169C PSD1 Phosphatidylserine decarboxylase of the mitochondrial inner membrane) — protein MLRMPFRPSSLYSKPSLGHKMRYTSSAFSHGPHTMNISQPLSRASLVAEKTLQGQIQQKRNFGSYYYPFPKIPRPKRNVLYYSTWTKGTRLASGQKKLKLPYIRISRRSFSSANQKLKNKTKNFHKRFFSAEARKKRQQRRRFIRWWTLTSLTVVLGGVAAKIHYERGDKDQHFNEYAIKPQSWHLYAYSTLPLKSISRLWGQFNSINLPVWLRGPSYKLYSTLFGVNLEEMDEPDLTTYSNLSEFFYRKLKPGVRPIADSEVVSPSDGKVLKFGIIENGEIEQVKGMTYSIDALLGLKAERLAAPSHSLDFDHETDDDSVLKRDEEFAKINGISYSVDDLVGGESSDTFHMNDLDYKDEGDGTAKGSKSSFSKELAVAKGVAPPTLNNFSDNKQLYFAVIYLAPGDYHRYHSPTNWVTTLRRHFIGELFSVAPFFQKTLQGLFVLNERVALLGYWKHGFFSMIPVGATNVGSIVVNFDKDLKTNDVYENEVYSKSSLSSDNENTPLLQNTDESSTDVSTVSTTSSTASQRKKLKKNTVYEATYTKASRLLGGYPLTKGQEVGGFKLGSTVVLIFEAPDNFKFDLELGQKVKMGEQLGRFE, from the coding sequence ATGTTAAGAATGCCTTTCAGACCCTCTTCGTTGTACCTGAAACCTAGTTTGGGTCATAAAATGAGGTACACTTCTTCTGCCTTTTCACATGGGCCTCACACTATGAATATATCCCAACCTTTATCCAGGGCCTCGTTAGTTGCAGAAAAGACATTACAAGgacaaattcaacaaaagaGGAACTTTGGGTCATATTACTATCCATTCCCAAAGATTCCAAGACCTAAGAGAAACGTGTTGTATTACTCGACATGGACGAAGGGAACCAGATTGGCTTCGGGtcagaagaaattgaagctTCCATATATAAGGATATCCAGAAGACTGTTTTCGAGTGCCAAtcagaaattgaaaaacaaaaCGAAGAATTTTCACAAACGATTCTTCTCAGCGGAGGCACGTAAAAAGAGACAGCAACGCagaagatttattagatgGTGGACTTTAACCTCTTTGACGGTTGTTTTAGGGGGTGTTGCGGCAAAGATCCACTACGAACGAGGTGACAAAGACCAGCACTTCAACGAATATGCAATAAAACCACAATCGTGGCACTTGTATGCATATTCGACGTTGCCATTGAAGTCGATTTCAAGATTATGGGGTCAATTCAACTCCATCAATTTACCAGTTTGGTTAAGAGGTCCATCATATAAGTTGTATTCCACTTTATTTGGTGTCAATTTGGAAGAGATGGACGAGCCAGATTTAACCACGTACAGTAACTTGTCTGAATTTTTCTACAGAAAGTTGAAGCCGGGTGTTAGACCAATTGCCGATTCGGAAGTGGTATCTCCATCTGACGGAAAAGTATTAAAATTCGGAATCATAGAGAATGGTGAAATTGAACAAGTGAAGGGTATgacatattcaattgatgcTTTACTTGGATTGAAAGCAGAAAGATTAGCAGCGCCTTCTCATTCACTTGATTTTGACCATGAAACTGACGATGACTCCGTCTTGAAAAGAGACGAAGAGTTTGCCAAGATTAATGGTATATCGTACTCAGTTGATGACTTGGTTGGTGGTGAATCGAGTGATACATTCCATATGAACGATTTAGACTATAAAGATGAAGGTGATGGAACAGCTAAGGGATCAAAGTCCTCGTTTTCCAAAGAGCTCGCGGTGGCCAAGGGTGTAGCGCCCCCTacattgaacaatttcagTGACAACAAGCAATTGTACTTTGCGGTTATTTACTTGGCTCCAGGTGACTATCATCGTTACCATTCGCCAACCAACTGGGTCACAACGTTAAGACGTCATTTCATTGGTGAATTGTTTTCGGTAGCCCCCTTCTTTCAGAAGACTTTGCAGGgattatttgttttgaacGAGAGAGTAGCGTTGCTAGGCTACTGGAAGCACGGTTTCTTTTCCATGATTCCAGTTGGTGCCACGAATGTTGGTAGTATAGTTGTCAACTTTGACAAGGATTTGAAAACAAACGATGTTTACGAAAACGAAGTCTATCTGAAGAGCTCTCTTTCTTCcgataatgaaaataccCCATTATTGCAAAACACTGATGAATCCTCTACTGATGTGTCAACAGTATCGACTACTTCCTCCACTGCCAGCCAACgtaagaaattgaagaagaatactGTATACGAGGCCACGTATACTAAAGCCAGTAGACTTTTGGGTGGGTATCCTTTAACGAAGGGTCAAGAAGTTGGTGGTTTTAAATTAGGCTCTACAGTTGTTTTGATCTTTGAAGCCCCAGATAACTTCAAATTCGATTTAGAACTTGGCCAGAAAGTTAAGATGGGTGAACAGTTAGGCAGGTTTGAATag